A stretch of the Rosa rugosa chromosome 5, drRosRugo1.1, whole genome shotgun sequence genome encodes the following:
- the LOC133708963 gene encoding uncharacterized protein LOC133708963 encodes MKMACQMIHSWTFSGLVGAFLDLAIAYLLLCASALAFFTSKFLDVFGLSLPCPCDGLFGNPKNNYCFQKQLVDGPSEKIGGVQLQLKSKFPFDVMWSEDPHFHAKSKSDHENGHFGFEGEASCSSYSDGKLLDVAGRGCSVSGNEMSFESGSVNLEKCFDHKGKKVGSRRPSHSLRRRRKGASVDYGKLFSVSSSDMVQSDSQDMAGPPYRNNKMGDEVTEVPINSGRPSHGIHRRRKGRSVDYGKIFSVSPYDISDRRDIPTPPSSISKVGNDGSEVPSSSDGMEAPTDTGGPERVSHLELNEHVGKTKSIQNDASSVENLGCNEQEKPVYDGNDKTMVRVLEQALDEEHTARTALYYELEKERSAAATAADEAMSMILRLQEEKASIEMEARQYQRMIQEKSAYDAEEMNILKEILLRREREKHFLEKEVEYYRQILFGNDQVDDDMHDVAATQAQSISLHSSEELVSMQEWTSYSISEKSKLKMANSSPDYGALSSDSQNRTLALGKELPVPDLEEDDTSKHVDMHLLPSTDSHSHILNSRYEISHEFQEKGMVSVDERPVSQGKEVQVVNAEGLELVEKTIPLNEQELALAGSNVDHGSKDPPSLTSNIEPRVHDIHVIDDKSDLYNEKSAEKSEQLVANATLDVSEKHKSMTGLGTELKVHKVGSDSGLPIVDDSQGKALPYNMRRNSMSEVDYERSKIDSKLHRGGSDMAPNCMRRNSMSAIDYDRWKIDNKVDRGSSLSSDTEPKDVRRNSMTAVDYERWKMANKSYRGSSDTSPSPSVMRRNSMSAVDYERCKLDNEVEWLRERLRIVQEGREKLNLSVGHREREKVQLKLLEDIAGQLQEIRQLTEPGKVKCQAALPPPSSKVMSKKRRWRTLSLGVHRST; translated from the exons ATGAAAATGGCATGCCAAATGATACATTCATGGACATTCAGTGGGCTTGTGGGTGCATTTCTTGATCTTGCAATAGCCTATCTCTTACTCTGTGCCTCAGCTCTTGCATTTTTTACCTCGAAGTTTTTGGATGTCTTTGGATTAAGTCTTCCATGCCCTTGTGATGGGCTGTTTGGGAACCCAAAGAATAATTACTGCTTCCAGAAGCAGTTAGTGGATGGCCCATCTGAGAAAATCGGTGGAGTTCAGTTGCAGCTGAAGAGCAAGTTCCCTTTCGATGTAATGTGGAGTGAAGACCCACATTTTCATGCAAAGTCGAAGTCGGATCATGAGAATGGGCACTTTGGGTTTGAAGGTGAAGCATCGTGTAGCTCTTATTCGGATGGGAAGTTGCTAGATGTGGCTGGGAGGGGTTGCTCTGTTTCGGGGAATGAAATGAGTTTTGAGTCTGGTTCGGTGAATTTGGAAAAATGCTTTGATCATAAGGGAAAGAAGGTCGGTAGTCGAAGGCCAAGTCATAGTCTGCGCCGCCGGCGCAAAGGGGCCTCTGTGGATTATGGAAAGCTGTTTTCAGTTTCCTCAAGTGATATGGTACAGTCAGATTCCCAAGACATGGCTGGACCTCCTTACAGAAATAATAAAATGGGGGACGAGGTTACTGAAGTTCCCATCAATTCAGGAAGGCCAAGTCATGGTATTCACCGCCGCCGCAAGGGGCGTTCTGTTGATTATGGAAAGATATTTTCGGTTTCACCATATGATAtttcagatagaagagacattCCTACACCTCCTTCCAGCATAAGTAAAGTGGGGAATGACGGTAGTGAAGTTCCTTCCAGTTCAG ATGGCATGGAAGCTCCAACAGACACTGGTGGGCCAGAAAGAGTTTCGCATCTTGAGTTGAATGAACATGTTGGTAAAACTAAATCAATTCAGAATGATGCTTCTTCTGTTGAAAATTTAGGCTGCAATGAGCAAGAGAAGCCAGTTTATGACGGTAATGATAAAACTATGGTTCGGGTATTGGAACAAGCACTAGACGAAGAGCATACTGCTCGTACTGCTCTCTATTATGAATTGGAGAAGGAGAGAAGTGCTGCTGCTACTGCAGCAGATGAGGCCATGTCAATGATATTGCGTCTGCAAGAAGAGAAGGCATCAATTGAAATGGAGGCAAGGCAATACCAGAGGATGATACAGGAAAAATCAGCTTATGATGCTGAGGAAATGAACATTCTCAAAGAGATCTTACTTAGGAGAGAAAGGGAAAAGCATTTCTTGGAGAAGGAAGTTGAATACTACAGGCAAATACTTTTTGGAAACGATCAAGTTGATGATGACATGCATGATGTTGCTGCCACACAAGCACAAAGTATTTCTCTGCATTCAAGTGAAGAGCTGGTGTCGATGCAGGAGTGGACAAGCTATTCAATTAGTGAGAAGTCAAAGTTGAAAATGGCAAATAGTTCTCCAGATTACGGGGCCCTATCAAGTGACTCACAAAATCGCACTCTGGCCTTGGGGAAAGAACTACCAGTTCCGGATTTGGAAGAAGATGACACTTCGAAGCATGTGGACATGCACTTGCTTCCAAGCACTGACAGTCATTCACATATCTTAAATAGTAGGTATGAGATCAGTCACGAGTTTCAAGAGAAGGGAATGGTGTCTGTGGATGAGAGACCAGTTTCTCAGGGAAAAGAGGTCCAGGTAGTGAATGCTGAGGGACTTGAATTGGTTGAAAAAACTATTCCTCTGAACGAACAGGAACTTGCTTTAGCTGGTAGCAATGTGGATCATGGAAGCAAAGATCCACCTAGCTTAACGTCTAATATAGAGCCTCGTGTTCATGATATTCATGTTATTGACGATAAGTCTGATTTGTATAATGAAAAGAGTGCAGAGAAAAGTGAACAGCTAGTAGCAAATGCTACCTTAGATGTTTCTGAAAAACACAAGAGTATGACAGGGTTGGGAACTGAGCTTAAAGTGCACAAAGTTGGTTCAGACAGTGGATTGCCAATAGTGGATGACTCTCAAGGCAAAGCTTTACCTTACAATATGCGGAGGAATTCCATGTCTGAGGTTGATTATGAAAGATCAAAAATAGACAGTAAACTGCACCGAGGTGGTTCAGACATGGCACCTAATTGCATGCGGAGGAATTCCATGTCTGCAATTGATTATGACAGATGGAAAATTGACAACAAAGTGGACAGAGGTAGCTCACTAAGCTCAGACACGGAACCTAAAGATGTGCGGAGGAATTCCATGACTGCAGTTGATTATGAAAGATGGAAAATGGCCAATAAATCATACAGAGGTAGTTCAGACACGTCGCCATCACCTTCTGTCATGCGAAGAAATTCCATGTCTGCAGTTGATTATGAAAGATGCAAACTTGACAATGAAGTTGAGTGGCTTAGAGAAAGGTTAAGGATTGTGCAAGAGGGAAGAGAGAAGCTCAACCTCTCGGTGGGCCACAGAGAAAGGGAAAAAGTTCAGCTGAAACTTTTGGAAGATATAGCAGGCCAACTCCAAGAGATTCGGCAATTGACGGAACCTGGAAAGGTCAAGTGCCAGGCTGCATTGCCGCCTCCATCATCTAAG GTTATGTCAAAGAAAAGACGATGGCGAACTTTGTCTCTAGGAGTGCATAGAAGTACCTAA
- the LOC133712927 gene encoding uncharacterized protein LOC133712927 isoform X2, which translates to MENSSTDKSEVCVDAAEVDSEEMTEDMETKHMLEHDPSFSNSCIECRICQVEDSIDEMESPCRCNGTLKFAHRDCIQQWINLSYKTTCEICNQPYEGGYTIPVPPPAPPPRQPTRREALDTIRARRAHVAVDAEVYRARLNAANSAILGRSFVCRIAPVILAIFFCVLIGYLFIHHRHNE; encoded by the exons ATGGAGAATTCCAGCACTGATAAATCGGAGGTCTGCGTCGACGCTGCCGAAGTAGATTCAGAAGAAATGACAGAGGACATGGAAACCAAGCACATGTTGGAGCATGACCCATCCTTCTCCAACTCGTGCATTGAATGCCGGATATGCCAGGTCGAGGACTCCATTGATGAAATGGAGTCTCCTTGCCGGTGCAACGGCACCCTCAAG TTTGCTCACCGAGATTGTATCCAGCAATGGATCAACTTGAGTTACAAGACCACTTGCGAAATTTGTAACCAG CCGTATGAGGGTGGTTATACAATACCGGTGCCGCCCCCAGCACCACCGCCACGGCAGCCTACCAGGAGGGAGGCCCTGGACACTATAAGGGCTAGAAGAGCGCATGTGGCAGTAGACGCAGAGGTATATCGTGCTCGACTAAATGCGGCAAATAGTGCCATTTTAGGTCGAAGTTTTGTGTGCCGCATTGCTCCTGTCATT CTAGCTATTTTCTTTTGTGTTCTTATAGGTTATCTGTTTATACATCATCGTCATAATGAGTAA
- the LOC133712927 gene encoding uncharacterized protein LOC133712927 isoform X1: MENSSTDKSEVCVDAAEVDSEEMTEDMETKHMLEHDPSFSNSCIECRICQVEDSIDEMESPCRCNGTLKFAHRDCIQQWINLSYKTTCEICNQPYEGGYTIPVPPPAPPPRQPTRREALDTIRARRAHVAVDAEVYRARLNAANSAILGRSFVCRIAPVIVSHLNCLIIIHSIICRKQNDISVHMIASYFLLCSYRLSVYTSSS; this comes from the exons ATGGAGAATTCCAGCACTGATAAATCGGAGGTCTGCGTCGACGCTGCCGAAGTAGATTCAGAAGAAATGACAGAGGACATGGAAACCAAGCACATGTTGGAGCATGACCCATCCTTCTCCAACTCGTGCATTGAATGCCGGATATGCCAGGTCGAGGACTCCATTGATGAAATGGAGTCTCCTTGCCGGTGCAACGGCACCCTCAAG TTTGCTCACCGAGATTGTATCCAGCAATGGATCAACTTGAGTTACAAGACCACTTGCGAAATTTGTAACCAG CCGTATGAGGGTGGTTATACAATACCGGTGCCGCCCCCAGCACCACCGCCACGGCAGCCTACCAGGAGGGAGGCCCTGGACACTATAAGGGCTAGAAGAGCGCATGTGGCAGTAGACGCAGAGGTATATCGTGCTCGACTAAATGCGGCAAATAGTGCCATTTTAGGTCGAAGTTTTGTGTGCCGCATTGCTCCTGTCATTGTGAGTCATCTTAACTGTTTAATAATTATACACTCAATTATATGCAGAAAGCAAAATGATATATCTGTACACATGATAGCTAGCTATTTTCTTTTGTGTTCTTATAGGTTATCTGTTTATACATCATCGTCATAA
- the LOC133712927 gene encoding uncharacterized protein LOC133712927 isoform X3: MENSSTDKSEVCVDAAEVDSEEMTEDMETKHMLEHDPSFSNSCIECRICQVEDSIDEMESPCRCNGTLKFAHRDCIQQWINLSYKTTCEICNQPYEGGYTIPVPPPAPPPRQPTRREALDTIRARRAHVAVDAEVYRARLNAANSAILGRSFVCRIAPVIVICLYIIVIMSNIGSG; the protein is encoded by the exons ATGGAGAATTCCAGCACTGATAAATCGGAGGTCTGCGTCGACGCTGCCGAAGTAGATTCAGAAGAAATGACAGAGGACATGGAAACCAAGCACATGTTGGAGCATGACCCATCCTTCTCCAACTCGTGCATTGAATGCCGGATATGCCAGGTCGAGGACTCCATTGATGAAATGGAGTCTCCTTGCCGGTGCAACGGCACCCTCAAG TTTGCTCACCGAGATTGTATCCAGCAATGGATCAACTTGAGTTACAAGACCACTTGCGAAATTTGTAACCAG CCGTATGAGGGTGGTTATACAATACCGGTGCCGCCCCCAGCACCACCGCCACGGCAGCCTACCAGGAGGGAGGCCCTGGACACTATAAGGGCTAGAAGAGCGCATGTGGCAGTAGACGCAGAGGTATATCGTGCTCGACTAAATGCGGCAAATAGTGCCATTTTAGGTCGAAGTTTTGTGTGCCGCATTGCTCCTGTCATT GTTATCTGTTTATACATCATCGTCATAATGAGTAACATAGGCAGCGGGTAA
- the LOC133710281 gene encoding high mobility group B protein 15 has product MAASTSCASKSPFPMKDTTSNLIPYPAPLAKYEEVAANPKLFMSTLEKLHTSMGTKFMIPIIGGRELDLHRLFVEVTSRGGMAKIVRDRRWKEVTAIFNFPSTATNASFVLRKYYNSLLLHYEQIYYFKAQAWNPLSSDISQNHNMTPGPAPRGGTKRKSTEAQTLLLQQPQIIPEIPGAGTPAPSEDDTVFGFIDGKFESGYLVTVTKGTEKLSGVLYQVPQNPVQEVPQGPQNYSMVVNRNDSTSAVPVPHRRRRRKKSEIKRRDPAHPKPNRSGYNFFFAEQHARLKPLHPGKDREISRMIGELWNKLKESDKGVYQEKAVKDKERYRVEMEEYRERLKAAQVISDAVPLQQRSPEADASMAESETKIEETEPGDSPETADESSESSSSKSEK; this is encoded by the exons ATGGCAGCATCAACTTCTTGTGCCAGTAAGAGCCCATTTCCCATGAAAGACACAACCTCTAACTTAATTCCATACCCAGCACCTCTAGCTAAATATGAGGAGGTTGCAGCGAATCCTAAGCTGTTCATGTCTACTTTGGAAAAGCTCCATACTTCAATGGGAACCAAGTTTAT GATCCCTATAATAGGAGGAAGAGAGTTAGACTTGCATCGACTGTTTGTGGAGGTAACTTCCCGTGGTGGTATGGCAAAG ATTGTTAGAGATAGAAGATGGAAGGAAGTTACCGCTATATTCAACTTCCCCTCCACAGCTACAAATGCTTCTTTTGTGCTGCGGAAATATTATAATTCGTTGCTTCTCCACTATGAACAAATATACTATTTCAAAGCTCAAGCATGGAATCCTCTCTCTTCTG ATATTTCACAGAACCATAACATGACACCTGGTCCAGCTCCAAGGGGAGGAACTAAACGAAAATCAACTGAAGCTCAGACCCTTCTGCTTCAGCAACCACAGATAATTCCAGAGATTCCTGGAG CCGGGACACCAGCACCGTCAGAAGATGACACTGTGTTTGGGTTTATAGATGGGAAATTCGAAAGCGGATATCTTGTTACCGTCACCAAAGGCACAGAGAAGTTAAGTGGAGTACTGTACCAAGTTCCACAGAATCCAGTACAGGAGGTTCCACAAGGCCCACAGAATTATAGCATGGTGGTCAACAGAAACGACAGTACCTCAGCTGTACCTGTTCCCCATCGTCGTCGACGAAGAAAGAAATCTGAGATAAAAAGGAGGGACCCTGCTCACCCAAAACCGAATAGAAGTGGGTATAACTTTTTCTTTGCTGAACAGCATGCAAGGCTGAAGCCACTTCATCCGGGGAAGGATAGAGAGATAAGTAGAATGATTGGTGAATTGTGGAATAAATTGAAGGAGTCTGATAAAGGA GTGTATCAGGAGAAAGCCGTGAAAGATAAAGAAAGGTACCGAGTAGAAATGGAGGAATACCGGGAGAGGTTGAAGGCTGCTCAAGTCATCAGTGATGCAGTCCCACTACAGCAGCGGTCTCCTGAAGCAGATGCAAGTATGGCAGAATCAGAAACCAAGATTGAAGAAACCGAGCCTGGCGACTCTCCTGAAACTGCAGATGAAAGTAGCGAGAGTAGTTCTAGCAAATCAGAGAAGTGA